Genomic DNA from Bacteroides zhangwenhongii:
GCTCCGCAACGTTTGAAAAACTACCGGAACGGACAACCGGATTATTATTTGGAAGAGCTGTATTATCAGTTTGGACGTTATCTGTTGATTGCCAGTTCTCGTGCTGGTAATATGCCGGCTAACTTGCAAGGTATCTGGCATAATGATGTGGATGGTCCCTGGCGTGTAGATTATCATAATAACATTAATGTTCAGATGAACTACTGGCCTGCCTGCCCCACTAATCTGAGCGAATGTATGTTGCCTTTGGTCGATTTTATCCGTACTTTGGTGAAACCGGGAGAAAAGACTGCACAATCTTATTTCGGTGCACGAGGTTGGACGGCATCTATTTCCAGCAATATATTCGGTTTCACTACGCCATTGGAAAGTCAGGATATGTCTTGGAACTTCAACCCGATGGCAGGACCTTGGTTGGCTACTCATATCTGGGAATATTATGACTATACAAGGGATTTGAATTTTTTGAAAGAGACGGGATATGAACTGATCAAGAGTAGTGCGGATTTTGCGGTTGATTATTTATGGCATAAGCCGGACGGTACTTATATGGCGGCGCCTTCTACTTCTCCCGAGCATGGTCCTGTTGACCAAGGGGCTACTTTTGTCCATGCTGTGGTCCGTGAAATATTATTGGATGCCATTGAGGCCAGTAAAGTGTTGGGTGTTGATAAAAAGAAACGTAAGCAGTGGAACGATGTATTATCTAAGCTTGTCCCCTATAAAATAGGGCGTTATGGTCAGCTGATGGAATGGTCGACGGATATTGACGACCCGAAGGATGAACACCGTCATTTGAATCATTTGTTTGGGCTGCATCCGGGACATACAGTATCTCCGGTCACCACTCCTGAACTTGCGACAGCCGCTAAAGTCGTCTTGTTACATCGGGGAGACGGGGCTACCGGTTGGAGCATGGGGTGGAAGTTAAATCAATGGGCACGTTTGCAGGATGGCAATCATGCCTATACATTGTTTGGCAATTTGCTGAAAAATGGAACGATGGATAATCTATGGGATACACATCCGCCTTTCCAGATTGACGGAAATTTCGGAGGTACAGCAGGAGTTACTGAAATGCTGCTTCAAAGTCACATGGGCTTTATCCAGTTATTACCGGCTTTGCCGAATGCCTGGAAAGACGGTTCTGTCAGTGGTATCTGTGCAAAAGGAAATTTTGAGGTTGATATGATATGGGAGAATAATCAGTTGAAAGAAGCCACGGTACATTCCGGTGCGGGAGGAAATTGTGTGATAAAGTATGGGGATAAAATGTTGTCCTTTAAAACCATAAAAGGGCAAAGTTATCAGCTAAAATATGATGTGGCTAAAGGATTGATGAAAGAGAAATGAGAGTATAGTCTTTTCTGAGTGTACGGAAAATGAAATCCCGGCGGAACTTTGATCGTTTCGTCGGGATTACTATATTGAGATACTGTTAATTAGTTCTTATTTGCACGTTTGCGTTCTATCTCGTCTAGAATTACTTTACGCATACGCATTGCTTTCGGAGTAACTTCTACATATTCATCCTCCTTGATATATTCCAACGCTTCTTCAAGAGAGAATTGAACGGGAGGAATCAAACGTGCCTTTTCATCGGAACCGGAAGCACGCATATTCGTCAACTTCTTCGATTTGGTAACGTTGATAACCAAGTCATTGTCGTGAGAATGTTCGCCTACCACTTGTCCGGCATACACTTCGTCTTGCGGGAATACAAAGAACTTGCCGCGATCCTGCAATTTGTCGATTGC
This window encodes:
- a CDS encoding glycosyl hydrolase family 95 catalytic domain-containing protein, encoding MKKFCFLFINSLFLVSGIFAGETEYTKGLSIWFDTPNVVEEHTAWESQSLPIGNGSLGANIIGSVDTERITFNEKTLWRGGPNTAKGAEYYWNVNKQSAHVLDEIRKAFTEGDQQKAEMLTRQNFNSEVPYEANREKPFRFGNFTIMGEFYVETGLDTLGISDYKRILSLDSALAVVQFKKDNVAYQRSYFISYPANVMVMRFSADRAGMQNLVFSYAPNSISQGSLSGDGDKGLVFSASLNNNGMKYVVRIQAETKGGTLSNTGCRLTVKGADEVVFYVTADTDYKMNFNPDFKDPKTYVGVDPAETTCQWINNAVMQGYTALFQQHYSDYAALFNRVRLNLNPTVKTSDIPAPQRLKNYRNGQPDYYLEELYYQFGRYLLIASSRAGNMPANLQGIWHNDVDGPWRVDYHNNINVQMNYWPACPTNLSECMLPLVDFIRTLVKPGEKTAQSYFGARGWTASISSNIFGFTTPLESQDMSWNFNPMAGPWLATHIWEYYDYTRDLNFLKETGYELIKSSADFAVDYLWHKPDGTYMAAPSTSPEHGPVDQGATFVHAVVREILLDAIEASKVLGVDKKKRKQWNDVLSKLVPYKIGRYGQLMEWSTDIDDPKDEHRHLNHLFGLHPGHTVSPVTTPELATAAKVVLLHRGDGATGWSMGWKLNQWARLQDGNHAYTLFGNLLKNGTMDNLWDTHPPFQIDGNFGGTAGVTEMLLQSHMGFIQLLPALPNAWKDGSVSGICAKGNFEVDMIWENNQLKEATVHSGAGGNCVIKYGDKMLSFKTIKGQSYQLKYDVAKGLMKEK